The Saccharomonospora glauca K62 genome has a segment encoding these proteins:
- a CDS encoding glycosyltransferase translates to MRVLIATDTYPPDVSGSSFFAHRLAVGLAGRGHDVHVVCASETGPRKIVRDSGVCLHRLRSVPLLIHPSVRFVPPPGVPALLRRLVATMRPDVVHTQDHFTIGRAAVRAAKRWNVPVVATNHFMPDNLLPYLPRHLHRPVADVAWRDFRRVYDRADHVTTPTRAAANLLAANGFDGSVEPVSCGVDTTRFSPDGAPPGVHRRKLGLPDVPTVLYVGRLDAEKRLDELIRALPRVSVGDVQLVLAGTGTRRAELERLAARCGVARRVRFLGFVPDDRLPSVYRAADVFAIPGVAELQSIATLEAMACALPVVAANAVALPHLVSHGDNGYLVEPGDVAGLGAALDAILTSADLRRRMGGLSRAIALTHDEHRTLARFEEIYHAVARGRAGRG, encoded by the coding sequence ATGCGCGTGTTGATAGCGACCGACACCTACCCTCCTGACGTCAGCGGGAGCTCCTTCTTCGCGCATCGCCTCGCCGTCGGGCTGGCCGGCCGGGGGCACGACGTGCACGTGGTCTGTGCGTCCGAGACGGGACCCCGCAAGATCGTGCGGGACTCCGGCGTGTGTCTGCACCGCCTGCGTTCGGTGCCGCTCCTCATTCACCCGAGCGTGCGGTTCGTGCCGCCGCCCGGAGTCCCGGCACTGCTGCGCCGGCTCGTCGCGACGATGCGGCCGGACGTGGTGCACACGCAGGACCACTTCACCATCGGTCGCGCCGCCGTCCGCGCGGCGAAGCGCTGGAACGTCCCCGTCGTCGCCACCAACCACTTCATGCCCGACAACCTGTTGCCCTACCTTCCGCGCCACCTGCATCGGCCGGTGGCCGACGTGGCGTGGCGGGACTTCCGGCGTGTCTACGACCGGGCCGACCACGTCACCACGCCGACGAGGGCGGCGGCGAACCTGCTCGCGGCGAACGGGTTCGACGGCTCCGTGGAGCCCGTGTCGTGCGGTGTGGACACGACGCGCTTCTCCCCGGACGGGGCCCCGCCCGGTGTGCACCGCCGGAAGCTCGGGCTTCCCGACGTGCCCACGGTGCTCTACGTCGGACGACTCGACGCCGAGAAACGGCTCGACGAGTTGATTCGGGCGCTACCGAGGGTGTCGGTCGGGGACGTGCAGCTCGTCCTGGCGGGCACGGGTACCCGACGCGCGGAACTCGAACGGCTCGCCGCCCGGTGTGGGGTGGCGAGACGGGTACGGTTCCTCGGCTTCGTGCCCGACGACCGGCTTCCGTCGGTGTACCGGGCGGCGGACGTGTTCGCGATCCCCGGCGTGGCCGAACTCCAGAGCATCGCGACGCTGGAGGCCATGGCCTGCGCGCTGCCGGTCGTCGCGGCCAACGCCGTCGCGCTGCCGCACCTGGTGTCGCACGGCGACAACGGATACCTCGTGGAGCCGGGGGACGTCGCGGGGCTGGGTGCCGCGCTCGACGCGATCCTGACCTCGGCCGACCTGCGACGCCGGATGGGCGGACTGAGCAGGGCGATCGCCCTCACCCACGACGAACACCGCACACTCGCGCGGTTCGAGGAGATCTACCACGCCGTCGCGCGGGGCCGCGCGGGCCGAGGTTGA
- a CDS encoding DMT family transporter, with protein sequence MLTIAVALAVVGAFLIAVGSALQERVVVGMRFLGGRGVRWLWRLVRQPRWLFGAAVAGAGVGLHVLALSHGPVSVIQPVGTSGLLFALVVKAVLDRRRLRLPEALGGVAIVAGLVGLLFALPATGKDPNLSTATAVLLAVVTLATAAVAVLVAWLVYSASVRAGALAFAAGTTFGVGSALVSTVGHRMLGDPLAIWDWPTLLVIVLLSTGGLAQQHAYRMRRFALTFAMLEVADPVTAATVGVLVLGEPLPDTALAAAWMGLSATVIVVGVVVLARSYLVETPGHTAHARVDSDRHLPS encoded by the coding sequence GTGCTCACGATCGCGGTTGCCCTCGCGGTGGTCGGGGCGTTCCTCATCGCGGTCGGTTCCGCGCTGCAGGAACGAGTCGTGGTGGGCATGCGGTTCCTGGGCGGCCGGGGAGTGCGATGGCTGTGGCGGCTGGTGAGGCAACCCCGGTGGCTGTTCGGAGCCGCCGTCGCGGGAGCGGGTGTGGGCCTGCACGTGCTGGCCCTCAGCCACGGACCCGTGAGCGTCATCCAACCGGTGGGGACCAGCGGACTGCTGTTCGCGCTGGTGGTCAAGGCGGTGCTGGACCGCCGACGGCTACGGCTTCCCGAAGCACTCGGTGGGGTGGCCATCGTGGCCGGGCTGGTGGGACTGCTGTTCGCGTTACCGGCCACCGGGAAGGACCCGAACCTGTCGACGGCCACCGCGGTGTTGCTCGCCGTCGTCACCCTCGCCACGGCGGCCGTGGCGGTGCTGGTCGCGTGGCTGGTGTACTCGGCCAGCGTGCGGGCCGGGGCGCTGGCGTTCGCCGCCGGGACCACGTTCGGGGTGGGCTCGGCGTTGGTGAGCACGGTCGGGCACCGGATGCTCGGCGATCCCCTCGCGATCTGGGACTGGCCCACCCTTTTGGTGATCGTGTTGCTCTCGACCGGGGGACTCGCCCAGCAGCACGCGTACCGCATGCGGCGCTTCGCGCTCACATTCGCCATGCTGGAAGTCGCGGACCCCGTCACGGCCGCGACGGTCGGCGTACTCGTGTTGGGTGAGCCCCTTCCCGACACGGCGTTGGCGGCGGCCTGGATGGGGTTGTCGGCCACGGTCATCGTGGTCGGCGTCGTCGTGCTCGCCCGCTCGTACCTCGTGGAAACTCCGGGACACACTGCTCATGCGCGTGTTGATAGCGACCGACACCTACCCTCCTGA